The following nucleotide sequence is from Williamwhitmania sp..
TTTGGTTATGCTAATTCTCAAACGGGTGGGTTACAATTAAAATATTGGGCAAAGCAAATTGGATTGAAACTTGAGGTGAATATTATCGTTTTTGATGTAAATATTGGTGATTATATTAATCCTTTGGAACTTGAATTGACGAAGATACTTAAACCATTAATTGGAAAATCTAAATAGAATGCAATCCCGCTGCACTAGTTTTCTTTGGGTTAGGTGCAAATTGCCCCGTCCTATAAAACAACCACCTCTATATGCTTTTCAATTTGTCTTGGTATCTTCATGCCAGTAAAAGTGGCATAGCACGCAACGCATAAGCAACATGGTATGTTAGAAACCGAACGACTTCTTATAATACCGCTCACCTACGAACAGCTGGTTAAGTATGGGCAAAACGATGGCTCGCTGGAGCAGGAGCTATGCCTGAATATTTCTCCACGAGTAATTTCTGCTGAACTGGCCGAGGCGCTGGAGAAGGCCATACTCCCTCGCGTAGCCGATACCAGCCGAAACTACCTTTACTCCACGCTTTGGAGTGTGATTCTAAAGGAGAAGAACCAGATGGTTGGCGACCTCTGCTTTATGGGCGAACCCAACGATATGGGAGAGGTAGAGATTGGCTATGGCACATACCCTGCCTTTCGAGGCAAAGGCTATATGGCCGAGGCGGTTGGAGGCATGGTTGGCTGTGCCGCGGAGCAGCCCGAGGTGAGGGCGGTGGTGGCCTCCACCAATAAAGATAATCCGGCATCCATGGCCGTGCTGGTGAAAAACGGCTTTGTAAGAACAGGGGAGACAGATTCGCTAATTCACTGGAAAAAAGAACTAGCTAGGTAACCGTTATACAAAAGATACCATCAAATGGCAACATCCATCTACGACGAGGATTTTTTGAGCGCAATAACCTTTGAGCCCTTGAGGCGCGACAATTGGTCGAAGTTTGTTCAGCTCTTTGGGGAGCGGGGCGCTTGCGGCAGCTGCTGGTGCATGTACTACCGTCTCAAAAAAGCCGATTTTGCGGAGGGTAAGGTTGAGGGTGGAAACAAGGCCGCCATGCAAATGCTTGTAATGGAGGATAGACCAACCGGAATGCTCGCCTTTTATGAGGGCGAACCCATTGCCTGGTGCGCGTTTGCTCCCAGAGAGCACTTCATGAAGCTGGAAAAATCACGGGTTCATAAGCGCATCGACAGCAATCCCGTTTGGTCAATACCCTGCTTCTTTGTGGACAAACGGTTCCGCCGGCAGGGTGTTTCGGTGGCCATATTGAAGGGGGTTATTCAGTATGCAAAGGAGCAGGGCATCCGCATTATTGAGGCCTACCCAACCATTCCCACCAAGGAGCGCTTGCCCGATTCGTTTGCCTGGATAGGTCTATATAAGTCGTTTGAGCG
It contains:
- a CDS encoding GNAT family N-acetyltransferase; this translates as MATSIYDEDFLSAITFEPLRRDNWSKFVQLFGERGACGSCWCMYYRLKKADFAEGKVEGGNKAAMQMLVMEDRPTGMLAFYEGEPIAWCAFAPREHFMKLEKSRVHKRIDSNPVWSIPCFFVDKRFRRQGVSVAILKGVIQYAKEQGIRIIEAYPTIPTKERLPDSFAWIGLYKSFERAGFEVVDQTSNNRPMVRYYTDK
- a CDS encoding GNAT family N-acetyltransferase encodes the protein MLETERLLIIPLTYEQLVKYGQNDGSLEQELCLNISPRVISAELAEALEKAILPRVADTSRNYLYSTLWSVILKEKNQMVGDLCFMGEPNDMGEVEIGYGTYPAFRGKGYMAEAVGGMVGCAAEQPEVRAVVASTNKDNPASMAVLVKNGFVRTGETDSLIHWKKELAR